A genomic segment from Glycine soja cultivar W05 chromosome 20, ASM419377v2, whole genome shotgun sequence encodes:
- the LOC114403740 gene encoding sucrose-phosphatase 1-like isoform X2, with protein sequence MDRLNGSANLMIVSDLDFTMVDHDDPENLALLRFNALWEAYYRHNSLLVFSTGRSPTIYGELRKQKPLLTPDITIMSVGTEITYGESMVPDDGWKQYLDHKWNRDIVMEETAKFPELTLQSETEQRPHKVSFYLEKGKAPNVTQTLSKRLENRGLDVKIIYSNGIALDVLPQAAGKGQALAFLLEKLKADGQGPINTLVCGDSGNDAELFTVPEVNGVLVSNAQEELLQWYAENARGNPRIIHATERCAAAIVQAIGNFSLGPNVSPRDIGDLMSNRKVHSPSHEVVMFYIFYERWRRGEVENPEQYIQKLKSVFHSTGNFVHPSGIDQPMHQTIDTLAKAFGDKTGKDFRVWVDCISLAEVSLGSWLVKFDKWELSGNESRGCSTKALMNAKVDVPDEYTWMHLHHTWLDDVGGQDDVSWLL encoded by the exons GTAGACCATGATGATCCGGAAAATCTTGCTCTTCTCAGGTTCAATGCGCTATGGGAAGCTTATTATCGTCATAATTCTCTTCTAGTTTTCTCCACTGGGAGATCGCCTACTATATATGGAGAGTTAAGAAAACAGAAACCTTTGTTGACTCCTGATATAACAATAATGTCTGTGGGAACTGAGATTACATATGGTGAATCCATGGTACCTGATGATGGTTGGAAACAGTATCTAGATCATAAGTGGAATAGGGACATAGTTATGGAGGAAACAGCCAAGTTTCCTGAACTAACTTTGCAG TCAGAAACAGAACAACGGCCTCACAAGGTTAGCTTTTATTTGGAAAAAGGGAAAGCCCCGAATGTCACGCAAACTCTCTCAAAACGTTTGGAAAACCGTGGG TTAgatgtgaaaataatttatagcaATGGTATAGCTTTAGATGTATTACCCCAAGCTGCTGGAAAAGGACAGGCCCTAGCTTTTCTACTTGAAAAATTGAAGGCTGATGGACAAGGACCAATCAACACTCTTGTTTGTGGTGATTCAGGGAATGATGCTGAACTGTTCACTGTACCTGAAGTTAATGGGGTCTTG GTCAGTAATGCAcaggaagaattgcttcaaTGGTATGCAGAAAATGCAAGGGGAAATCCCCGAATAATTCATGCAACTGAAAGATGTGCAGCTGCCATTGTGCAAGCCATTGGTAACTTCTCTCTAGGTCCAAATGTGTCCCCAAGAGATATTGGAGATTTAATGTCCAACAGGAAAGTTCATAGTCCTAGCCATGAAGTGGTGATGTTCTACATATTTTATGAGAGATGGAGGCGTGGTGAAGTTGAGAATCCTGAGCAgtatatacaaaaattaaaatcagtCTTT CATTCTACAGGAAATTTTGTCCATCCTTCAGGAATTGATCAACCTATGCACCAAACTATAGATACCTTAGCAAAGGCTTTTGGTGACAAGACGGGCAAAGACTTTCGAGTGTGGGTTGATTGTATATCTTTAGCAGAGGTTAGTTTGGGTTCGTGGCTGGTCAAATTTGACAAGTGGGAGTTATCTG GTAATGAGTCACGGGGTTGTTCAACAAAGGCTCTGATGAATGCAAAG GTTGATGTACCAGATGAGTATACCTGGATGCACTTACATCATACTTGGTTGGACGACGTAGGAGGACAGGATGATGTGTCTTGGTTGTTATAG